The following coding sequences are from one Desulfosporosinus orientis DSM 765 window:
- a CDS encoding sodium ion-translocating decarboxylase subunit beta yields the protein MELLQTMWTSMAFDSLYWGNLVMWAIAFIFVYLAIKKGFEPLLLLPIAFGILLVNLPSDIMMENQGLLWRFYHYGEEWAIIPPLIFLGIGAMTDFGPVIANPKTLILGAGAQGGVYVTFFGALALGFNIDQAAVIGIIGGADGPTTIFLASKLAPEMMGICAVAAYSYMALVPVIQPPVMKLLTTEAQRKIRMKSLRKVSKLEKMFFPIITVIVITLVVPDAAALMGMFCFGNLMRESGVVDRLSLTAQNELMNIVTIFLGISVGATMPAEVFLTPKVIGVFLLGSVAFACATACGIGLAQLMNLFLKEKINPLIGAAGVSAVPMAARVAHKVGSEADKKNYLLMHAMGPNVAGVIGTAVAAGMFISVLK from the coding sequence ATGGAGCTATTACAAACCATGTGGACATCTATGGCCTTCGATAGTCTCTACTGGGGCAATCTTGTTATGTGGGCTATAGCGTTCATATTTGTCTATCTGGCCATTAAGAAGGGTTTTGAACCTTTGCTTCTATTACCCATAGCCTTTGGTATTCTTTTAGTTAATCTTCCATCCGATATTATGATGGAAAATCAAGGGTTACTCTGGCGCTTTTACCACTATGGTGAAGAGTGGGCCATCATCCCTCCTCTTATCTTCCTCGGTATTGGAGCAATGACGGATTTTGGCCCAGTTATTGCTAATCCTAAGACGCTGATACTTGGGGCAGGGGCTCAAGGTGGGGTTTATGTAACCTTCTTTGGAGCTTTAGCCTTAGGCTTTAATATAGATCAAGCGGCTGTTATCGGAATTATCGGCGGTGCGGACGGACCTACCACCATTTTTCTAGCGTCTAAACTAGCCCCGGAAATGATGGGGATCTGCGCAGTAGCTGCTTACTCCTATATGGCGCTGGTACCTGTTATCCAACCCCCGGTCATGAAATTACTTACGACAGAAGCTCAAAGAAAGATCCGTATGAAATCATTACGTAAGGTATCCAAACTGGAAAAAATGTTCTTCCCGATTATTACAGTCATCGTCATTACTCTGGTTGTACCCGATGCTGCTGCTCTGATGGGCATGTTTTGCTTTGGTAATCTGATGAGGGAATCTGGAGTGGTCGATCGTTTGAGCCTTACAGCCCAAAATGAATTAATGAATATCGTCACCATCTTCTTAGGAATATCAGTGGGTGCTACTATGCCGGCAGAGGTATTTTTAACGCCTAAGGTTATCGGCGTATTCTTATTGGGTTCAGTAGCGTTTGCCTGTGCTACCGCTTGTGGTATTGGGTTGGCCCAACTTATGAACCTGTTCCTCAAAGAAAAAATCAATCCATTAATTGGAGCCGCGGGTGTTTCAGCGGTTCCTATGGCAGCCCGAGTTGCTCATAAAGTAGGTTCGGAAGCAGATAAGAAGAACTATCTTTTAATGCATGCAATGGGCCCAAACGTAGCTGGTGTTATTGGTACAGCCGTAGCAGCAGGTATGTTCATTAGTGTATTAAAGTAA
- a CDS encoding acetyl-CoA carboxylase biotin carboxyl carrier protein subunit, translating to MANIESPMAAKVFQILIKVGEAIAEDDEVIVLEALKMENPVYAPEGGVVKEIKVKEGQQVEEGDVLIVLE from the coding sequence ATGGCAAACATTGAAAGCCCAATGGCAGCTAAAGTATTTCAGATTCTTATTAAGGTAGGAGAAGCTATTGCAGAAGATGATGAAGTAATCGTACTTGAAGCTTTGAAAATGGAAAACCCAGTGTACGCTCCCGAAGGCGGCGTAGTAAAAGAGATCAAAGTTAAAGAAGGCCAGCAAGTTGAGGAAGGCGATGTACTCATTGTTTTAGAATAG
- a CDS encoding acyl-CoA carboxylase subunit beta has product MSEFGYSMPKYFRKMDDLGKALKKVNTKNVDELLAVEAEIDAEVNRIKTGGKATEKVNAGGEWTAWQRIEYLVEPGTWCPLHTIYDPTANEEGTTAVIDGIGKVNGKWVVVIASDNKYLAGAWIPGQADNITRVTDIAKRMNLPLVWILNCSGVKLSHQEEVYANRIGGGTPFYRHTELEQMGLPVIVGIYGTNPAGGGYHSISPTILIAHQKANMAIGGAGIVGGMSPKGYVDEEAAQALIDATRGFKSTPPGRVEIHHGVTGFFREVAESEEAVLDQIKKYVGALPAYNPEFFRVANPAEPKFSGDDLRSIVPANQKRGYDIYEVLARLFDNSEHMEYKPDFGLEMYTGIAKIDGLLCGFVANKQGVLKNYPEYTKEYIGIGGKLYRQGLIKMSEFVTLCNRDKLPIVWIQDTTGIDVGDIAESAELLGLGQSLIYSIQNTDVPQMEITLRKGTAAAHYVLGGPQGIKTNAFSIGTAATEINVMHGETAAAAMYSRRLVKDQDSGKPLDGTIAKMNELIQAYSDKSKPAFCAKKGFVDEIVKMPELRNYIKAFVGGVYQNPKAICPIHQMITPRAIKDHRDVYVNKCTVRESE; this is encoded by the coding sequence GTGAGTGAATTTGGCTATTCCATGCCCAAATATTTCCGAAAAATGGATGACCTGGGTAAAGCCTTAAAAAAGGTTAATACAAAAAATGTCGATGAACTGTTAGCCGTCGAGGCTGAAATCGATGCTGAAGTCAATCGAATTAAAACAGGTGGAAAGGCAACCGAAAAGGTTAATGCCGGTGGAGAATGGACGGCATGGCAGCGTATTGAATACTTAGTCGAACCCGGTACTTGGTGTCCGCTGCATACTATCTATGATCCAACCGCCAACGAAGAGGGTACGACGGCAGTTATCGACGGAATTGGTAAAGTCAACGGTAAATGGGTCGTGGTTATCGCCTCAGACAATAAATATTTGGCGGGTGCTTGGATTCCAGGGCAGGCTGACAACATTACAAGAGTCACTGACATAGCCAAGAGGATGAATCTGCCGTTAGTATGGATCTTAAACTGCAGCGGTGTTAAACTCAGTCATCAAGAAGAAGTATACGCGAATCGTATCGGTGGAGGAACGCCCTTCTATCGACATACAGAGCTGGAGCAAATGGGACTGCCCGTCATCGTCGGTATCTACGGAACAAATCCAGCCGGTGGCGGATATCATAGCATCAGTCCTACCATTTTGATCGCTCATCAAAAGGCAAACATGGCCATTGGCGGCGCTGGTATTGTTGGTGGTATGAGCCCTAAAGGTTATGTCGATGAAGAAGCAGCACAGGCCTTAATCGACGCAACCCGTGGATTCAAATCAACGCCTCCCGGAAGAGTGGAAATTCACCACGGAGTTACGGGTTTCTTCCGTGAGGTCGCCGAAAGTGAAGAAGCGGTTCTCGACCAAATCAAAAAATATGTGGGGGCTCTGCCTGCCTATAATCCAGAATTCTTCAGAGTTGCTAATCCAGCCGAACCTAAATTTTCTGGAGACGATCTCCGGAGTATCGTTCCAGCCAACCAGAAGAGAGGGTACGATATCTACGAAGTCTTAGCGCGCCTTTTTGACAACAGCGAGCACATGGAATATAAGCCAGACTTTGGTTTGGAAATGTATACAGGTATCGCTAAAATCGATGGATTACTCTGTGGATTTGTAGCGAACAAACAAGGCGTCTTAAAGAACTATCCGGAATATACCAAAGAGTATATCGGTATCGGTGGTAAACTCTATCGTCAAGGCCTCATTAAGATGAGCGAGTTTGTAACGTTATGTAATCGTGATAAACTGCCCATCGTTTGGATTCAAGATACGACAGGGATTGACGTCGGGGATATAGCAGAATCCGCTGAACTATTAGGTTTAGGGCAGTCGCTGATTTATTCGATCCAGAACACGGATGTTCCTCAGATGGAAATCACCCTCAGAAAAGGAACTGCTGCTGCTCACTATGTCTTAGGCGGACCACAAGGTATAAAAACCAATGCTTTTAGTATTGGGACAGCAGCCACTGAGATCAACGTAATGCATGGAGAAACAGCTGCGGCAGCTATGTATTCACGTAGGTTAGTTAAAGATCAAGACAGTGGTAAACCACTCGATGGTACGATAGCCAAGATGAATGAACTGATACAGGCTTACAGTGACAAATCGAAACCGGCCTTCTGTGCCAAGAAAGGTTTCGTCGATGAAATTGTTAAGATGCCGGAATTACGTAACTATATTAAAGCCTTTGTCGGTGGAGTCTATCAAAATCCAAAAGCGATTTGCCCAATCCATCAAATGATTACTCCAAGAGCCATTAAAGATCATAGGGATGTCTATGTGAATAAGTGTACTGTAAGAGAGAGTGAATAG
- a CDS encoding oxaloacetate decarboxylase subunit gamma: MSLALVTFISGVSGVFIVMIFLQIMVNLSSKLAIAIEKKKEEPVKEINV; this comes from the coding sequence ATGTCATTAGCGCTAGTCACTTTTATTTCGGGAGTATCTGGAGTTTTTATCGTCATGATCTTTTTGCAGATAATGGTCAATTTAAGCTCCAAACTTGCAATTGCAATAGAGAAGAAAAAGGAAGAACCTGTTAAAGAAATTAATGTATAA
- a CDS encoding sodium ion-translocating decarboxylase subunit beta, whose protein sequence is MELLQTMWTSMAFDSLYWGNLVMWAIAFIFIYLAIKKGFEPLLLLPIAFGILLVNLPSDIMMENQGLLWRFYHYGEEWAIIPPLIFLGIGAMTDFGPVIANPKTLILGAGAQGGVYVTFFGALALGFNIDQAAVIGIIGGADGPTTIFLASKLAPEMMGICAVAAYSYMALVPVIQPPVMKLLTTEAQRKIRMKSLRKVSKLEKMFFPIITVIVITLVVPDAAALMGMFCFGNLMRESGVVDRLSLTAQNELMNIVTIFLGISVGATMPAEVFLTPKVIGVFLLGSVAFACATACGIGLAQLMNLFLKEKINPLIGAAGVSAVPMAARVAHKVGSEADKKNYLLMHAMGPNVAGVIGTAVAAGMFISVLK, encoded by the coding sequence ATGGAGCTATTACAAACCATGTGGACATCTATGGCCTTCGATAGTCTCTACTGGGGCAATCTTGTTATGTGGGCTATAGCGTTCATATTTATCTATCTGGCCATTAAGAAGGGTTTTGAACCTTTGCTTCTATTACCCATAGCCTTTGGTATTCTTTTAGTTAATCTTCCATCCGATATTATGATGGAAAATCAAGGGTTACTCTGGCGCTTTTACCACTATGGTGAAGAGTGGGCCATCATCCCTCCTCTTATCTTCCTCGGTATTGGAGCAATGACGGATTTTGGCCCAGTTATTGCTAATCCTAAGACGCTGATACTTGGGGCAGGGGCTCAAGGTGGGGTTTATGTAACCTTCTTTGGAGCTTTAGCCTTAGGCTTTAATATAGATCAAGCGGCTGTTATCGGAATTATCGGCGGTGCGGACGGACCTACCACCATTTTTCTAGCGTCTAAACTAGCCCCGGAAATGATGGGGATCTGCGCAGTAGCTGCTTACTCCTATATGGCGCTGGTACCTGTTATCCAACCCCCGGTCATGAAATTACTTACGACAGAAGCTCAAAGAAAGATCCGTATGAAATCATTACGTAAGGTATCCAAACTGGAAAAAATGTTCTTCCCGATTATTACAGTCATCGTCATTACTCTGGTTGTACCCGATGCTGCTGCTCTGATGGGCATGTTTTGCTTTGGTAATCTGATGAGGGAATCTGGAGTGGTCGATCGTTTGAGCCTTACAGCCCAAAATGAATTAATGAATATCGTCACCATCTTCTTAGGAATATCAGTGGGTGCTACTATGCCGGCAGAGGTATTTTTAACGCCTAAGGTTATCGGCGTATTCTTATTGGGTTCAGTAGCGTTTGCCTGTGCTACCGCTTGTGGTATTGGGTTGGCCCAACTTATGAACCTGTTCCTCAAAGAAAAAATCAATCCATTAATTGGAGCCGCGGGTGTTTCAGCGGTTCCTATGGCAGCCCGAGTTGCTCATAAAGTAGGTTCGGAAGCAGATAAGAAGAACTATCTTTTAATGCATGCAATGGGCCCAAACGTAGCTGGTGTTATTGGTACAGCCGTAGCAGCAGGTATGTTCATTAGTGTATTAAAGTAA
- a CDS encoding acetyl-CoA carboxylase biotin carboxyl carrier protein subunit codes for MESPMAAKVFQILIKVGEAIAEDDEVIVLEALKMENPVYAPEGGVVKEIKVKEGQQVEEGDVLIVLE; via the coding sequence ATTGAAAGCCCAATGGCAGCTAAAGTATTTCAGATTCTTATTAAGGTAGGAGAAGCTATTGCAGAAGATGATGAAGTAATCGTACTTGAAGCTTTGAAAATGGAAAACCCAGTGTACGCTCCCGAAGGCGGCGTAGTAAAAGAGATCAAAGTTAAAGAAGGCCAGCAAGTTGAGGAAGGCGATGTACTCATTGTTTTAGAATAG